GTTGAGTGTAAACTACTGGTACTTGGTCACTTTGACGAGCGCGACTGTAATAAGCACTCAGATTAGCAGTAAATTGTAAATCTGCTTCGTCTGGAACAGCACCGGGTTCTAGTCTTAGTAATACATGGCTACCTGGAATTTCTTGAGTGTGGAACCACAGGTCATAATCGTTAGCGATACGGAAAGTTAATTGGTCATTCTGCCGATTATTACGACCAATCAAGACTTCAAAACCGCTAGGGGTACGGTAATGATGAAAATTATCAGTAGTCTCGCTATGACTACGACTGCGGTATTCTTGATCTTCTAAATACTGCTGTTGAATTAACTCTTCACGAATTTCTTCCAAGGCTTGCAAATCTGTTGTTGTGTAATTCTCTATTTGAGCGATCGCTGCTTCGACTTGTTCTAAATATTCGATTTCAGCATTTACTTCTGCCAATAGTGGTTCTACAGCAGCGCGAGCGCGTTTGAGTTTTTGGTGCTGTTTATAGAGATATTGAGCGTTTTGTACAGCAGTTTTATCTGGTTCTAAGGCAATTTTTACTGGTTTACCAGTTTCAAAGTCAGGAAGGGTAATTTCCTTCATACCCGGTTTCCACTTTTGCAGGTATGTCATCAACAAATCAGCCTGAGTGCGGTATTCATCGGCTTGATCAGATTGGTGCAAGCGTTGCTCAAAAGTTTGTGCCTTCAACCACAATTTTTCTAAAAGATTACTGACTTTCTGAGTCAGTTGATGCCGTAATTGAGAGAAAGTTTGTTGATTGAGTTGATCTGTGTAGTAGCGGTTGAGTAGTTCTTGAATATCTGTTGTTGGTTCAATTCCACCCCAGCCAAGAACTGTGTATCCTTCAGTTGTCCAAGCTGGTTGAAATTTTTCCTCTGCTAAAGCTTGCAACCATTCTTGCCAACGTGCAAAAAGTCTCTGCCAATCTTGGGGTGTTAGGGTATCAGTGTTTGTTTCTGGATCTATATTTGCTGCCAAAAGCATTGACTGTACTAATGCTGGAGAAACACCACGATAGTTTTTTAACAACTGCCGCTTGATTGCTGTTGGTATCAAACTAATTCGTTCTTGCCAGCGTTGTTGAGATTCGCTCAAACTAGGTGTAGCATTAGTTAGACTGGGTGGTGTTTCATAAGGCTGTCCAGTGAGGATAGGACGAACGCTTGATTTTTGTTGGTTAACTTGGTGAGCCGCAGTGATGATCATGTTATTCGCATCAGTGAGAATAACGTTACTGTATTTACCCATAATTTCTACATACAGGTGATACAAAGGTTCTTCTCCTGGACGACGAGCAAATTGCAAATCAATAACGCGTTCCCAGGGTGCGATCGCCTCAACTGCCACTAATGCTAAATTACCCAACTGATGAACTAGTTGCTGACTAAAGGTAAATGTATCTGGTAAGCGCGGTGGTGGATCACCTATGTGCAGACGCGCTGCTTGAGGATGCCAGGAAATCTCTAGCCAACCGCGCTGTTTGAGAGTACGTAGCGCTATAGAAATAGTATAGCGATCGCGCTGATAAACTTGTTCCAAGCGCGATGGCAACCAGTGAGCACGGATGTCGCTACAAACAGCAGTGAGAGTGGTAAAGTCGAATGTTTGCACAACAATTTTTCGCTCAAGTAACTTCGATGGTTTACATAGCTCTTGAAAACAAGAGATGCACACCGAATAAATATATCTCTATCGGTATGCATCTTTTATGTTAACGGCAATTGAGTTTTAGGAAAACGTTAATTTAACATCATAATCCTCTTAATACCATTTCACAAAATGCTGGATATCAATCTTCCCCCTTGTCTTTCTTGTCTGCTGGTTGTCGAATGTATCAGCTTAAAGTAAAACGGTATTAAACCTGTTGAGTCTGTTTGTTTCTTTTACTGCACCCCACACCTGCAATCCCAGCTAAGAAAATAGCACCAACTGTGGCAGGTTCTGGTACCCTCTTGGGAGAAGTGCCAACTTTGATTTGATATGCCAAATTAGAACGACTAGGTGCTGCACCAGTCCAACTCATTGAGACTTTACCAGTGAGTCGGAAAGGAGTAGATATATTGCTGAGTTGCAAATAGTCTATATCACTACTACCTTGACCAATAGAAGATAAACTCCCAATATTAAATATATTTCCTAGCAGATTTCCATTCTGATCTAAGCTTTGGATGGCGAAGTTGCTTAGGGTCATAGTGCTGTTATTAGCAGCACGAGTACGGAAGAAAATATCTGTTACAGAACCACTAAAAGCTGTGCTAGTGAGAGTTTTACCTCCAACAATGTAATTAACACGAGAACCTGTATACTCCAGAACTAAATCGTACAGCGTACCATTTCCCCAGACAAACTGATCTTGAGCCACAGGTTTACCAGCTAAATTAGGGTCAGGATCTCTTACATCTCTATTAATACCTAATTCACGCTCTGCGGTGTTTGTACTGTTGTTACCAATTCGTCCTTCAGCAACAAAAAGTTCTTTAAACTGGTTGCTGTCAAGCATGGCATTAAAATCGTAATCATCAAAATCTGTATCTGCATCTTGAGATACCAAAGAAGTAAGTGTAAAAGCTTTGGCTGGGTTAGCTGCAACCAGTAAGCCCAAGGTTGCTATTCCCAAAACGAATACAGATTTGCTGTGATTTATATATTTATTTAAATAGCGCATACTATCTCCTGAAATTTACGATTTTTCTCTAGCTGTATATAGGTAGATTTACACTCTGATGTTGTTTATTGATATAGCTTATGCCTAATCAAACAAGCAAAGAAAATTTTGTCTCAACACACACAAAAACAAGTAATGCAGATTTTTGTAGATTTCTGCATCTTTTGCTTTATGCAAAATATTCTTTGTAGTTATTACAACTTATAATCTAGTTTTCTTAAATGTCGAGGAAAAGTATTTCAGTTTACAGAAACTTTGGAAATTAATAAAATCTTTTCGATAGTTGGTGAAAATACTGAAAATCTTCAAACTTTTAGATATTTCTCTTGCAATTATTTTTTTAGCTTTTATGTAAAAATACTTGATTTTACTTGATTACGATAGATTTAGTTAGCGCAGTATCCCACTTTTACAGTTATCAGTTATTGTTCACTGTTTGCTGATTGACTTGCGAGCGATTCAATTTTATACTTCTGCACTCTGCTGTATTCTCTGTAATTCGTTAACTATAATTGAAGCAAACCGTAGTTTTCTCTAGCTTTCAATATTTAACAATATATCTTTCATCCCAATATTTTGCATCGGGATGAAAGACAGCACAAGTTTATACTAATAGGTAAATAGAAAGAACAAAAAGTACTTCTTTGCCATTACTAATTACCCATTATTAATGACTAAAAAATTATGAACTCAGCAATACTGGTTCTTCTTCTTCAACTTTTGCTTGCAGTAACTGGGTGTATAATTCGCTAAGTTGAGTCGCCACACCTTTCCAACTAAACTTGTTTTCAACTCTCTTTCTGGCAGCTTTACCTAAGTGATCTCGCCATTCGCTATTGGCAAGAATTCGGTCAATTGCCACAGCAAAAGCATCTTCATCTTGTGGTGGTGCTAGCAAACCAGTTTCTTCAGATACGACAGTAAACTGAAGTCCACCAACATCACTGGCTACTACTGGTGTATTGCTAGCCATTGCTTCTATTGCTACTAGTCCAAATGGTTCATAGTGACTGGGGACAACGCAAACATCAGCAGCAGCATAGTAAGAAGGTAGAATTTCCTGACTCAGACGTCCAGTAAAAATGGTAAAGTTGCTCATTCCCAATTCGTGAACAATACCTTCAATTCGTTCACGTTCCATTCCATCGCTTTGCCCTGGACGACTTCCACCGCCAATGATGAGCTTGAGATGCTTATCACCACGGAATTGAGACTTTCCAACAGCACGCACTAAGGTTTCTATACCTTTACGGGGGTCAAAACGCCCCACATACATAACAACTTTGTCTTCGGGGTTAAGCCCTAACTGAACTCTTGCTGCTTGCCGACTAATACAACCAAACTGCTCAATATCAGTACCGCAGGGAATGATATCAATGTTACCTTTTGTGGAAACAAGCGATCGCATATGTTCTTTCTCCTGTGGACTTGTTGCCACAATCCGTTCTGCTGTTTCCAATACCTCTTTTTCCACTGCTAACCTTGTACTGGCAATTAGAGGAACAGTCTTGACAGTGTTGTACTTGACTGCTCCTAATGAGTGGTATGTATGAACCTGCTTACTGCCTTGAATTTTCTTTAACTGCATTCCTACCCAGCTAGAGAGCCAGTAGTTTGTGTGAATTAATGGATATGTAATTCCATTTTCTCTTTGGAATTTGAGAAAATTATCCACAAATTCTGGCAAATTTCCAAATAAATTGTCTCTAGGGACAAATTCCACAGCACCCGCTTCTAATCGTATTGTTCGACAATTATGACGATGTTGAACAATAGTGTCTTGCTCTGTGCTTATTTTGCGAGTAAACATATCAACTTGCCACCCTAGCTGGGCTAGTGCTTCACCCACCTGGCGCACATAAACATTTTGCCCTCCAGCTTCTTCTTTGCCTATTTCAATTGCTGGGTCGCCATGTACTGAAATTAAGGCAATGCGTTGTTCAGTTCTAGAGTTCATAGTTTGTTGGTTTTTGAATTGAACGAGGTGTGAGGCAAGTTTGAGATTTCGCCTGCCTTTGTACCTCAATCATGTGGAAAGTTTAAGTAATCTTTATTTTAATTTAATATGACTAAGATTTTTATACATCTTCTGCCAGAAGTAATCTGCTAAATTACATATTTTCATTCATTTTGTTTATACGTAATTGGTAATATTTTTATTTGATGGTATCTATAAGCAAAGTTAAGTTTTTTACTGAGCGTTGCTAAGATTGCATTGCATTTGTAGAAGATAATTAAGATAATTTTTAGTCTTTTTTATAAGAAATTAGAATAATCGTTATTTAAAATATTAATAACTTAAGTATTTTTACTTAAGTTATATAATGCCAAAATATATACAAAACCCACCTCAGTGCGCTAAAAATCTTGACTTTGGTTTCTTACATAGCGGCAGACTTAGTTGAAATAGCCCCTATTTCAAACCATTAGGGCTAAACGCAAGAACTGAATTATGAAAATTGAGTAAATGATAAAAATTATTTATCTGCCCTTCGGGCAAGGCAGAAGGCAGGAGGCTCAGTTGGGAAGAAAAGTTTGAAGGTATGCCTTTTACCTTGACCAAATTGGGTTTAAGACCCCCACCAAATCTGCGATTTGGTGGTCTACAATTACTGGGGGTCAGAATCCCCCAAGAACATTGAACCTTCTGCCAACTGAGCCTCCTGCCTTCTTCAAATATTACGCAATCATTAATATACCTAATATATCTACCTGTAACTATAGATTCTTCCTATGCTCAATCAGAGAAATAAGTAGTCAGACACAATTAATTACACATATTATTTTTCTATTACCTATTGTCATAGTCAATACTAACGAATAGTTGCTGTAGCAAAATTAAAAAGTAATCGTAAAAGATACAGACTACCCGTCTAGTAAATTAACCTTATGGAATTAGAATTTATTCCCGTTGAAGAGTTTTACTTTGCTCTGACTCTAGCAGTTCGCACATTGGAAGAAATAGATAAACCTGGTTTGGTGGAACAAGTGCGATCGCGACTTTTGGCAGAATGTGGCCAACCCTCGACTGTTGCTCCTGGTAAACAAAACACATTTAATTACGTGTTCAGAGTTCAAGGCGCAGATAACACTCCTGCACCTAGTCTGATTGTCTCTATTTCGGATTGGCAGGATAAACTACGCTTGAGTAGCGATTATGGCTGGATGTTAGATCAACAACGCAAGCCAATTCGCACAGAAAAACACGAACAACGTTCACAATTCACCCAAAATTTGCGATCATACTTACAACGATGGCTGCATATTCCTCTTGAATAAGTAAATGTCTCAAACAGCAACCAGCCCCTAGCTCCTATTTTTCAGATAGCTTAGGGGTAGATGATTAAAAATTAAAAATTCAAAGCAAATTTGAATTTTTAATTTTTAATGACTTCTACTGGTAGATTAAGTTGTAGTTTGTGCAGCCAACATTTGTTTGAGTTTTTCCAACTCAGAAGCCCAACGCGGATCTGGACGAATAGCTTCTGTATCGCCACCAGTTGGGGCGCTTTCTTTGGAACTACCACCACGGCGAGGCTTTTTAGATTTTTTGTTTTCTCTCGGTGTGCTAGCACTAGCGTTACCACCAGCTTGATTAGCAGCTTTGGGAACTGATTGTTCTTCATTATCCTCTCCCTTAGTACGAGGTAATGCCTTTTCTAATTTAATGGGAGAGTCTTTGAACAATTGACCATTATATTTTTCAATAATCTGGTCTGCTTGTTCGTCATTATTTACCGTGAGAAAACCAAAGCCACGACATTTGCCTGTTTTGCGGTCTTTAATTAGTTTAGTAGTGACAGCATCACCTTCTTCTGCAAAAACTGCTTGCAGTTCTTGACGATCTATTTCTTCTTTAGGCAAATTGCCTATATATAGGCGAACGGACATGGACTAACCTCCAGAGTTAATTGAAAAACTACTAGGCAAAAAACAGTAATTTGGTTTCGGCTTTTGATAGATGCTATTGAATAACAATGCCACAAACCTACTTTCTTACTCCAAACTATTAACCTATTACAATACTGTTTTTTCCCAAAATTAAGCCTATTGAATACAAAAGCGTACACTGCGCTAACAATACCTTTATTCTAAGAATTTATGAATCTTACAACTTACTGCTGACGACAGGAAATGACTTCAACGCCCTTGTTCCAAAGAATTAAACACCATTTCTTACATTATCACGGTATTTTCTACGTAGCTAGCTTAGGACGGACATTTCCGACTATTGCATGAGAGCATCGTAGCATAAAATACATTTTTTTTTAAGTTTGACTTTTTGGAAACAAAAACCAGCCATAGGCTGGTTAATTTGCTGCTGTGTTAGAAGGAGAAAAGGGGATGGATTAGGGTTCGCAGGCAAGTTTCATTACCAGGCTTGCTAATAAAACTTGGCTGCTCTAGTTTATGTAAATAAATGTAACAGAATCGGATTTTTTTTGCAATGTTTGTTTACATTTCTGGTTATTAGTTGTTGGTTGTTGGTGGTTAGTGGTTGATTATTTCCAATGTCCGATTACTCATTACCGATTACCAGT
Above is a genomic segment from Fischerella sp. JS2 containing:
- a CDS encoding NFACT family protein; translation: MQTFDFTTLTAVCSDIRAHWLPSRLEQVYQRDRYTISIALRTLKQRGWLEISWHPQAARLHIGDPPPRLPDTFTFSQQLVHQLGNLALVAVEAIAPWERVIDLQFARRPGEEPLYHLYVEIMGKYSNVILTDANNMIITAAHQVNQQKSSVRPILTGQPYETPPSLTNATPSLSESQQRWQERISLIPTAIKRQLLKNYRGVSPALVQSMLLAANIDPETNTDTLTPQDWQRLFARWQEWLQALAEEKFQPAWTTEGYTVLGWGGIEPTTDIQELLNRYYTDQLNQQTFSQLRHQLTQKVSNLLEKLWLKAQTFEQRLHQSDQADEYRTQADLLMTYLQKWKPGMKEITLPDFETGKPVKIALEPDKTAVQNAQYLYKQHQKLKRARAAVEPLLAEVNAEIEYLEQVEAAIAQIENYTTTDLQALEEIREELIQQQYLEDQEYRSRSHSETTDNFHHYRTPSGFEVLIGRNNRQNDQLTFRIANDYDLWFHTQEIPGSHVLLRLEPGAVPDEADLQFTANLSAYYSRARQSDQVPVVYTQPKYVYKPKGAKPGIAIYKQEQVIWGQPQLVSG
- a CDS encoding choice-of-anchor W domain-containing protein: MRYLNKYINHSKSVFVLGIATLGLLVAANPAKAFTLTSLVSQDADTDFDDYDFNAMLDSNQFKELFVAEGRIGNNSTNTAERELGINRDVRDPDPNLAGKPVAQDQFVWGNGTLYDLVLEYTGSRVNYIVGGKTLTSTAFSGSVTDIFFRTRAANNSTMTLSNFAIQSLDQNGNLLGNIFNIGSLSSIGQGSSDIDYLQLSNISTPFRLTGKVSMSWTGAAPSRSNLAYQIKVGTSPKRVPEPATVGAIFLAGIAGVGCSKRNKQTQQV
- a CDS encoding glycosyltransferase family 1 protein, which codes for MNSRTEQRIALISVHGDPAIEIGKEEAGGQNVYVRQVGEALAQLGWQVDMFTRKISTEQDTIVQHRHNCRTIRLEAGAVEFVPRDNLFGNLPEFVDNFLKFQRENGITYPLIHTNYWLSSWVGMQLKKIQGSKQVHTYHSLGAVKYNTVKTVPLIASTRLAVEKEVLETAERIVATSPQEKEHMRSLVSTKGNIDIIPCGTDIEQFGCISRQAARVQLGLNPEDKVVMYVGRFDPRKGIETLVRAVGKSQFRGDKHLKLIIGGGSRPGQSDGMERERIEGIVHELGMSNFTIFTGRLSQEILPSYYAAADVCVVPSHYEPFGLVAIEAMASNTPVVASDVGGLQFTVVSEETGLLAPPQDEDAFAVAIDRILANSEWRDHLGKAARKRVENKFSWKGVATQLSELYTQLLQAKVEEEEPVLLSS
- a CDS encoding RNA-binding protein, giving the protein MSVRLYIGNLPKEEIDRQELQAVFAEEGDAVTTKLIKDRKTGKCRGFGFLTVNNDEQADQIIEKYNGQLFKDSPIKLEKALPRTKGEDNEEQSVPKAANQAGGNASASTPRENKKSKKPRRGGSSKESAPTGGDTEAIRPDPRWASELEKLKQMLAAQTTT